A region from the Drosophila gunungcola strain Sukarami unplaced genomic scaffold, Dgunungcola_SK_2 000103F, whole genome shotgun sequence genome encodes:
- the LOC128265222 gene encoding carbonic anhydrase-related protein 10 yields the protein MELQQVLCCTLLLLLARMQVLLAVSWEDWWTYDGISGPAFWGLINPEWSLCNKGRRQSPVNLEPQRLLFDPNLRPMHIDKHRISGLITNTGHSVIFTAGNDTVANYDGMQTPVNISGGPLSYRYRFHEIHMHYGLNDQFGSEHSVEGYTFPAEIQIFGYNSQLYANFSDALNRAQGIVGVSILLQLGDLSNPELRMLTDQLERIRYGGDEAFVKRLSIRGLLPDTDHYMTYDGSTTAPACHETVTWVVLNKPIYITKQQLHALRRLMQGSPDHPKAPLGNNYRPPQPLLHRPIRTNIDFKSTKTNGKAACPTMYREVYYKATSWKQN from the exons TTCTGCTCGCCGTCAGTTGGGAGGATTGGTGGACATACGATGGCATCTCAG GTCCTGCCTTCTGGGGCCTCATCAATCCGGAGTGGTCGCTCTGCAACAAGGGTCGTCGCCAGTCGCCGGTGAATCTGGAGCCACAGCGCCTGCTCTTCGATCCCAACCTGAGGCCCATGCACATAGACAAGCACAGG ATATCTGGACTGATCACTAATACGGGTCACAGCGTCATCTTTACGGCCGGTAATGACACGGTGGCCAACTACGACGGCATGCAAACGCCGGTGAATATTTCGGGTGGGCCGCTGTCGTACCGCTACCGCTTCCACGAGATCCACATGCACTACGGCCTCAACGACCAATTCGGATCGGAGCACAGTGTCGAGGGGTATACGTTCCCCGCGGAG ATACAAATATTCGGCTACAATTCCCAGCtgtatgcaaatttttcaGATGCCCTCAATCGCGCCCAAGGCATTGTGGGCGTCTCCATTCTGCTGCAG CTTGGTGACCTTTCGAACCCGGAGCTGCGCATGCTCACCGATCAGCTGGAGCGCATTCGCTATGGCGGCGACGAGGCCTTTGTGAAGCGACTCTCCATTCGCGGACTACTGCCGGATACGGATCACTACATGACTTACGATGGATCGACAACGGCGCCGGCCTGCCACGAAACAGTCACTTGGGTGGTGCTCAATAAGCCCATCTACATTACAAAGCAACAG CTGCATGCCCTGCGCCGCTTGATGCAGGGCAGTCCCGACCACCCGAAGGCGCCCCTGGGCAACAATTACCGGCCGCCCCAGCCGCTCCTGCACCGCCCCATCCGCACCAACATTGATTTCAAGTCGACGAAGACGAACGGCAAGGCCGCCTGCCCCACCATGTACCGCGAGGTCTACTACAAAG CGACCAGTTGGAAACAGAACTAA